A single window of Zea mays cultivar B73 chromosome 10, Zm-B73-REFERENCE-NAM-5.0, whole genome shotgun sequence DNA harbors:
- the LOC100285032 gene encoding indole-3-acetate beta-glucosyltransferase, with protein sequence MGSTSATGTTSSSSSAAHGGGAAHVLLLPYPGAQGHTNPLLQFGRCLAYHGLRPTLVTSRYVLSTTPPPGEPFRVAAISDGFDDGGAAACPDLDVYWRQLEAVGSETLAELIRSEAADGRPVRVLVYDPHLPWARRVAQAAGLAAAAFLSQPCAVDVVYGEVWAGRLPLPVVDGKELFARGLLGVELGPDDVPPFAAKPDWCPVFLRASLRQFEGLEDADDVLVNSFHEIEPKHEADYMALTWHAKTIGPTLPSFYLDDDRLPLNKTYGFNLFNSSESCLAWLDKQLPCSVVLVSYGTVSDYDETQLEELGNGLYNSGKPFIWVVRSNEEHKLSDELRDKCKERGLIVSWCPQLEVLAHKATGCFFTHCGWNSTLEAIVNGVPMVAIPHWADQPTISKYMESMWGLGVRVRKDEKGLVTRDEVERCIKDVMDGDSKDKYRKSATMWMQKAKSAMQNGGSSDKNITEFVAKYSLS encoded by the exons ATGGGGAGCACGAGCGCCACAGGCACCACGTCGTCTTCCTCATCGGCTGCCCACGGGGGCGGTGCCGCACACGTACTGCTCCTGCCGTACCCGGGCGCGCAGGGCCATACAAACCCGCTGCTCCAGTTCGGCCGCTGCCTCGCCTACCACGGCCTCCGCCCCACGCTCGTCACCTCGCGGTACGTGCTCTCCACCACCCCGCCTCCCGGGGAGCCCTTCAGGGTGGCCGCCATCTCCGATGGCTTCGACGACGGCGGGGCGGCCGCGTGCCCCGACCTCGACGTGTACTGGCGCCAGCTCGAGGCCGTCGGCTCGGAGACGCTGGCGGAGCTGATCCGCTCCGAGGCCGCCGATGGGCGGCCTGTGCGCGTGCTGGTTTACGACCCGCACCTGCCGTGGGCGCGACGGGTGGCACAGGCGGCCGGGCTGGCGGCAGCGGCGTTCCTATCGCAGCCATGCGCCGTCGACGTCGTCTACGGGGAGGTGTGGGCAGGACGGCTGCCACTGCCGGTGGTGGACGGGAAAGAGCTGTTTGCACGCGGGCTGCTGGGTGTCGAGCTTGGTCCCGACGACGTTCCGCCGTTCGCAGCAAAGCCAGACTGGTGCCCTGTGTTCCTTCGGGCATCACTGCGGCAATTTGAGGGGCTGGAGGACGCCGAcgacgtgctcgtcaactcattcCACGAGATCGAACCCAAG CATGAGGCAGATTATATGGCCCTAACATGGCATGCAAAGACAATAGGCCCAACCTTGCCATCATTTTATCTTGATGATGACCGTTTGCCGTTGAACAAGACTTACGGTTTCAACCTCTTCAACAGCAGCGAGTCATGTCTGGCTTGGCTTGACAAACAGCTTCCGTGTTCTGTTGTTCTTGTATCCTATGGTACTGTCTCTGATTATGATGAAACACAGTTAGAGGAGCTTGGCAATGGATTGTACAATTCTGGCAAACCATTCATTTGGGTTGTGAGGTCAAACGAAGAACACAAGTTGTCCGATGAACTTCGTGACAAGTGCAAGGAACGTGGCCTTATTGTTTCTTGGTGCCCCCAACTGGAAGTTCTAGCACATAAAGCTACAG GTTGTTTCTTCACACATTGCGGATGGAACTCGACACTGGAAGCAATTGTTAATGGTGTGCCAATGGTGGCAATACCACACTGGGCAGACCAGCCGACCATATCAAAATATATGGAGAGCATGTGGGGCTTGGGTGTCCGGGTGCGCAAGGATGAGAAAGGCTTGGTAACGAGGGACGAGGTGGAAAGGTGCATCAAGGATGTCATGGATGGTGATAGTAAGGATAAGTATAGGAAGAGTGCCACTATGTGGATGCAAAAGGCCAAGTCCGCCATGCAGAATGGAGGGAGCTCGGACAAGAATATTACAGAATTCGTCGCGAAGTATTCTTTAAGTTAA
- the LOC100285032 gene encoding indole-3-acetate beta-glucosyltransferase isoform X1 — MGSTSATGTTSSSSSAAHGGGAAHVLLLPYPGAQGHTNPLLQFGRCLAYHGLRPTLVTSRYVLSTTPPPGEPFRVAAISDGFDDGGAAACPDLDVYWRQLEAVGSETLAELIRSEAADGRPVRVLVYDPHLPWARRVAQAAGLAAAAFLSQPCAVDVVYGEVWAGRLPLPVVDGKELFARGLLGVELGPDDVPPFAAKPDWCPVFLRASLRQFEGLEDADDVLVNSFHEIEPKLEELGNGLYNSGKPFIWVVRSNEEHKLSDELRDKCKERGLIVSWCPQLEVLAHKATGCFFTHCGWNSTLEAIVNGVPMVAIPHWADQPTISKYMESMWGLGVRVRKDEKGLVTRDEVERCIKDVMDGDSKDKYRKSATMWMQKAKSAMQNGGSSDKNITEFVAKYSLS, encoded by the exons ATGGGGAGCACGAGCGCCACAGGCACCACGTCGTCTTCCTCATCGGCTGCCCACGGGGGCGGTGCCGCACACGTACTGCTCCTGCCGTACCCGGGCGCGCAGGGCCATACAAACCCGCTGCTCCAGTTCGGCCGCTGCCTCGCCTACCACGGCCTCCGCCCCACGCTCGTCACCTCGCGGTACGTGCTCTCCACCACCCCGCCTCCCGGGGAGCCCTTCAGGGTGGCCGCCATCTCCGATGGCTTCGACGACGGCGGGGCGGCCGCGTGCCCCGACCTCGACGTGTACTGGCGCCAGCTCGAGGCCGTCGGCTCGGAGACGCTGGCGGAGCTGATCCGCTCCGAGGCCGCCGATGGGCGGCCTGTGCGCGTGCTGGTTTACGACCCGCACCTGCCGTGGGCGCGACGGGTGGCACAGGCGGCCGGGCTGGCGGCAGCGGCGTTCCTATCGCAGCCATGCGCCGTCGACGTCGTCTACGGGGAGGTGTGGGCAGGACGGCTGCCACTGCCGGTGGTGGACGGGAAAGAGCTGTTTGCACGCGGGCTGCTGGGTGTCGAGCTTGGTCCCGACGACGTTCCGCCGTTCGCAGCAAAGCCAGACTGGTGCCCTGTGTTCCTTCGGGCATCACTGCGGCAATTTGAGGGGCTGGAGGACGCCGAcgacgtgctcgtcaactcattcCACGAGATCGAACCCAAG TTAGAGGAGCTTGGCAATGGATTGTACAATTCTGGCAAACCATTCATTTGGGTTGTGAGGTCAAACGAAGAACACAAGTTGTCCGATGAACTTCGTGACAAGTGCAAGGAACGTGGCCTTATTGTTTCTTGGTGCCCCCAACTGGAAGTTCTAGCACATAAAGCTACAG GTTGTTTCTTCACACATTGCGGATGGAACTCGACACTGGAAGCAATTGTTAATGGTGTGCCAATGGTGGCAATACCACACTGGGCAGACCAGCCGACCATATCAAAATATATGGAGAGCATGTGGGGCTTGGGTGTCCGGGTGCGCAAGGATGAGAAAGGCTTGGTAACGAGGGACGAGGTGGAAAGGTGCATCAAGGATGTCATGGATGGTGATAGTAAGGATAAGTATAGGAAGAGTGCCACTATGTGGATGCAAAAGGCCAAGTCCGCCATGCAGAATGGAGGGAGCTCGGACAAGAATATTACAGAATTCGTCGCGAAGTATTCTTTAAGTTAA
- the LOC103641505 gene encoding G-type lectin S-receptor-like serine/threonine-protein kinase LECRK4, translating into MWSQRRLTKQRDAYVRHQTQELRAIPKELMAAPLLFPLLLLLLLLSSSTTPLQAQQNFTQGSSLTPQGPTTSWLSPSGDFAFGFQPIEGNTSFYLLAVWFNKIGNLTVTWYAKTNDPDPAPVQAPSGSRLQLNSNGALSLQDSAGTEVWNPQVVGASYAAMLDSGNFVLAAADGSALWESFKYPTDTILPTQVLTTGMSLRSRIIPTDYSNGRFLLGLQSTGASLYTVAVPSGYEYDPYWSMDVNTTNLVFDASGVIYIGNRSEITSWVVSSIADYYLRATLDPDGVFRQYMYPKKNSNQSNQAWSVVDFKPPNICGAQLTNVGSGICGFNSYCTWNGANNQSTCKCPEQYSFIDDERKYKGCKPDFQPQSCDLDEAAALMQFKVIPMSHVDWPLSDYEQYSPITKDQCQQLCLTDCFCALAVFHDEDNTCWKKKMPLSNGQMADGVQRTVYIKVRKDNGTQSEIVDSNKWKKDKKNWIIGSSLFLGSSVLVNLLLISIILFGTYCTITIKEVPAMQSSNSIGLPLKAFTYAELEKATGGFQKVIGTGASGIVYKGQLQDDLSTHIAVKKIDKLEHETEKEFTIEVQTIGRTHHKNLVRLLGFCNEGKERLLVYEFMTNGSLNRFLFGDAKLQWNIRAQLALGVARGLLYLHEECSTQIIHCDIKSQNILLDGNFTAKISDFGLAKLLRTNQTQTNTGIRGTRGYVAPEWFKNIGITAKVDVYSFGVILLELVCCRRNVELEATDEDQKILTDWANDCYRCGRIDFLVEGDEEAISDLKNVERFVAVALWCLQEDPTMRPTMLKVTQMLDEAAAVPSPPEPTSFVSALA; encoded by the coding sequence ATGTGGAGTCAACGAAGACTCACGAAACAAAGAGATGCATATGTTCGCCATCAGACGCAGGAACTGAGAGCCATACCAAAAGAACTGATGGCAGCTCCCCTTCTCttccccttgctgctgctgctgctgctgctgtcgtCCTCTACCACTCCTCTTCAAGCTCAACAGAACTTCACCCAAGGTTCCTCCTTGACGCCCCAAGGGCCTACCACCTCTTGGCTCTCCCCATCTGGCGACTTCGCGTTTGGCTTccagcccatcgagggtaacacctCTTTCTACCTGCTCGCCGTCTGGTTCAACAAGATCGGCAACCTTACAGTGACTTGGTATGCCAAGACCAACGACCCGGATCCAGCGCCGGTGCAAGCTCCATCCGGCTCACGCCTCCAGCTCAACTCCAATGGGGCGCTCTCGCTCCAGGACTCCGCCGGCACAGAGGTATGGAATCCCCAAGTCGTGGGCGCATCCTACGCTGCCATGCTCGATTCTGGAAACTTTGTGCTGGCTGCTGCAGATGGCTCTGCCCTATGGGAGAGCTTCAAATACCCTACAGATACCATCCTGCCCACTCAGGTCCTCACCACTGGAATGAGCCTCCGCAGTCGGATCATCCCCACAGACTATTCCAATGGCCGGTTCCTCCTCGGCCTGCAAAGTACTGGTGCGTCTCTTTATACCGTTGCTGTGCCCTCTGGTTACGAATATGATCCGTACTGGTCCATGGATGTGAACACCACCAATCTGGTGTTCGATGCGTCTGGCGTGATATATATCGGCAACAGAAGTGAAATCACATCTTGGGTGGTCAGCTCCATAGCAGACTACTACCTTCGTGCCACACTTGACCCCGATGGCGTTTTCCGACAGTATATGTACCCAAAGAAGAACAGCAACCAGAGTAATCAGGCATGGTCAGTAGTGGACTTCAAGCCCCCAAATATCTGTGGAGCACAGCTAACAAACGTTGGAAGCGGTATTTGCGGTTTTAACAGCTATTGCACATGGAATGGCGCAAACAACCAGAGTACCTGCAAGTGCCCCGAGCAGTACTCATTTATTGATGATGAGAGGAAGTACAAAGGCTGCAAGCCAGACTTCCAGCCACAAAGTTGCGACTTGGATGAAGCAGCGGCCCTGATGCAGTTTAAGGTCATACCGATGAGCCATGTTGACTGGCCACTGTCTGACTATGAGCAGTATAGCCCCATAACTAAGGATCAGTGTCAGCAACTCTGTCTGACAGATTGTTTCTGTGCCCTTGCTGTGTTCCATGATGAAGACAATACATGTTGGAAGAAGAAGATGCCTTTGTCAAACGGCCAAATGGCGGATGGTGTGCAGAGGACAGTCTATATCAAGGTACGAAAGGACAACGGCACGCAGTCGGAGATCGTCGATTCCAACAAATGGAAGAAAGACAAGAAGAACTGGATCATTGGAAGTTCATTGTTCTTGGGAAGCTCTGTCTTGGTCAACCTTCTGCTGATCTCCATAATACTCTTTGGTACTTACTGTACCATCACGATAAAGGAAGTCCCAGCTATGCAGTCATCAAACAGTATAGGATTGCCCCTGAAAGCCTTCACTTATGCTGAGCTTGAGAAGGCAACCGGTGGTTTCCAGAAAGTGATTGGCACTGGTGCTTCTGGTATTGTGTACAAGGGCCAGCTACAAGATGATCTCAGTACCCACATTGCTGTCAAAAAGATCGACAAGCTTGAGCATGAAACAGAAAAGGAGTTCACCATTGAGGTCCAAACTATTGGACGGACACACCACAAGAACTTGGTCAGGTTGCTAGGATTCTGCAACGAAGGAAAAGAAAGACTGTTAGTGTATGAATTCATGACCAATGGGTCACTCAACAGATTTCTATTTGGTGATGCCAAGCTTCAGTGGAATATTCGAGCCCAGCTTGCTCTTGGGGTGGCAAGGGGGCTGCTATACTTACATGAGGAATGCAGCACACAGATTATCCACTGTGACATAAAGTCCCAGAACATCCTTCTCGATGGCAACTTCACAGCAAAGATCTCTGACTTCGGCTTAGCCAAACTGCTCCGAACCAACCAGACACAAACAAATACAGGTATTCGGGGTACACGAGGATATGTTGCTCCTGAGTGGTTTAAGAACATCGGTATCACTGCCAAGGTGGATGTTTACAGCTTTGGGGTCATCCTGTTGGAGCTTGTTTGTTGTCGGCGGAATGTTGAATTGGAGGCCACAGATGAGGATCAAAAAATACTGACTGACTGGGCAAACGACTGTTATAGGTGTGGCAGAATTGATTTTCtggtggagggtgatgaagaagcAATTTCTGATTTGAAGAACGTGGAAAGGTTTGTTGCAGTGGCATTGTGGTGTCTTCAGGAGGACCCAACTATGAGACCTACAATGCTGAAGGTGACACAAATGCTTGATGAAGCAGCTGCAGTCCCCAGCCCTCCTGAACCTACTTCCTTTGTCAGTGCACTTGCATAG